One Pseudorasbora parva isolate DD20220531a chromosome 8, ASM2467924v1, whole genome shotgun sequence DNA window includes the following coding sequences:
- the LOC137085256 gene encoding dynein heavy chain-like: MEIFLFLLLTIVLNIARGLFVKPDRIQYTRDFLLGFKSSNYVVDLDTTRLLSRGEFDCLDLLVGDNAPLQSLRRPVTPGKQIRKRGKRGGVRQRLRKLIGKKRLSLPTILLANVQSLRNKTDELQTCVASLRKFRDACVMAFTETWLSDTDLDSTVNIEGFGVPIRLDRDPETTGKRHGGGVCLYINPKWCNGATVRERICLPDIELLSVSYVTCPTRGNRLLDLCYGSIKGAYKSVAGPPIGLSDHNVVHLLPTYRPVLHRDKVQVRVVQVWNEESALALQGCFDCTDCVPQYSTNVPQYSTNVPQHSTNVPQYSTNVPQYSTNVPQHSTNVPQHSTNVPQHSTSVPQYSTNVPQHSTNVPQHSTSVPQYSTNVPQHSTNVPQHSTSVPQYSTNVPQYSTNVPQHSTNVPQYSTNVPQYSTNVPQYSTNVPQYSTNVPQYSTNVPQYSTNVPQYSTNVPQHSTNVPQYSTNVPQYSTNVPQYSTNVPQYSTNVPQHSTNVPQYSTNVPQYSTNVPQYSTNVPQYSTNVPQYSTNVPQHSTNVPQYSTNVPQHSTNVPQYSTNVPQYSTNVPQHSTNVPQYSTNVPQYSTNVPQYSTNVPQHSTNVPQHSTNVPQDSTNVPQHSTNVPQYSTNVPQHSTNVPQYSTNVPQYSTNVPQYSTNVPQHSTNVPQDSTNVPQYSTNVPQYSTNVPQHSTNVPQYSTNVPQYSTNVPQHSTNVPQYSTNVPQYSTNVPQYSTNVPQDSTNDPQYSTNVPQYSTNVPQHSTNVPQHSTNVPQDSLGSFLFLFISLTVKLC; this comes from the exons ATGGAGATATTTCTCTTCCTACTTTTGACAATCGTGCTGAACATCGCTCGGGGTCTGTTTGTGAAGCCCGACAGGATCCAATATACAAGAGACTTTCTCCTGGGATTTAAATCAAGCAATTATGTGGTGGACCTAGACACAACTCGGCTATTAAGTCGCGGGGAGTTTGATTGTTTGGACCTTTTAGTCGGTGACAATGCTCCGTTACAAAGTTTAAGGCGTCCGGTTACACCTGGTAAACAAATCAGGAAAAGAGGGAAACGGGGCGGAGTGCGGCAACGGTTAAGAAAACTAATAGGAAAGAAACGTCTCTCCCTACCAACGATATTGCTGGCTAATGTCCAGTCCCTAAGGAATAAGACTGATGAACTGCAAACGTGTGTGGCCTCTCTGCGCAAGTTCAGAGACGCTTGTGTGATGGCTTTCACTGAGACGTGGCTGTCTGACACTGACCTGGATTCGACCGTGAACATTGAAGGTTTTGGGGTCCCGATCCGTTTGGACCGGGATCCGGAGACGACGGGGAAGCGTCACGGCGGAGGTGTTTGCCTGTACATCAATCCAAAGTGGTGCAATGGCGCCACTGTGCGCGAACGGATTTGTTTACCGGACATAGAGCTGTTGTCGGTGTCT TATGTCACCTGTCCTACTCGGGGGAACAGACTATTGGATCTCTGCTATGGCTCTATTAAGGGAGCCTACAAGTCTGTTGCAGGTCCTCCTATAGGATTATCTGACCATAATGTGGTGCATCTTTTGCCCACATACAGACCTGTGCTACATAGAGACAAAGTGCAGGTACGTGTggtacaggtgtggaacgaggAGAGCGCTTTGGCCCTACAGGGCTGTTTTGACTGTACCGATTG TGTTCCTCAATATTCAACTAATGTTCCTCAATATTCAACTAATGTTCCCCAACATTCAACTAATGTTCCTCAATATTCAACTAATGTTCCTCAATATTCAACTAATGTTCCCCAACATTCAACTAATGTTCCTCAACATTCAACTAATGTTCCCCAACATTCAACTAGTGTTCCTCAATATTCAACTAATGTTCCTCAACATTCAACTAATGTTCCCCAACATTCAACTAGTGTTCCTCAATATTCAACTAATGTTCCTCAACATTCAACTAATGTTCCCCAACATTCAACTAGTGTTCCTCAATATTCAACTAATGTTCCTCAATATTCAACTAATGTTCCCCAACATTCAACTAATGTTCCTCAATATTCAACTAATGTTCCTCAATATTCAACTAATGTTCCTCAATATTCAACTAATGTTCCTCAATATTCAACTAATGTTCCTCAATATTCAACTAATGTTCCTCAATATTCAACTAATGTTCCACAATATTCAACTAATGTTCCCCAACATTCAACTAATGTTCCTCAATATTCAACTAATGTTCCTCAATATTCAACTAATGTTCCACAATATTCAACTAATGTTCCTCAATATTCAACTAATGTTCCTCAACATTCAACTAATGTTCCTCAATATTCAACTAATGTTCCTCAATATTCAACTAATGTTCCTCAATATTCAACTAATGTTCCACAATATTCAACTAATGTTCCTCAATATTCAACTAATGTTCCCCAACATTCAACTAATGTTCCTCAATATTCAACTAATGTTCCTCAACATTCAACTAATGTTCCTCAATATTCAACTAATGTTCCACAATATTCAACTAATGTTCCCCAACATTCAACTAATGTTCCTCAATATTCAACTAATGTTCCTCAATATTCAACTAATGTTCCACAATATTCAACTAATGTTCCCCAACATTCAACTAATGTTCCCCAACATTCAACTAATGTTCCTCAAGATTCAACTAATGTTCCACAACATTCAACTAATGTTCCTCAATATTCAACTAATGTTCCCCAACATTCAACTAATGTTCCTCAATATTCAACTAATGTTCCTCAATATTCAACTAATGTTCCTCAATATTCAACTAATGTTCCCCAACATTCAACTAATGTTCCTCAAGATTCAACTAATGTTCCTCAATATTCAACTAATGTTCCACAATATTCAACTAATGTTCCCCAACATTCAACTAATGTTCCTCAATATTCAACTAATGTTCCTCAATATTCAACTAATGTTCCCCAACATTCAACTAATGTTCCTCAATATTCAACTAATGTTCCTCAATATTCAACTAATGTTCCTCAATATTCAACTAATGTTCCTCAAGATTCAACTAATGATCCTCAATATTCAACTAATGTTCCTCAATATTCAACTAATGTTCCCCAACATTCAACTAACGTTCCCCAACATTCAACTAATGTTCCTCAAGATTCACTGggttcatttttgtttttgttcatcTCCCTGACAGTAAAGCTTTGTTGA